Proteins found in one Fulvitalea axinellae genomic segment:
- a CDS encoding helix-turn-helix transcriptional regulator, whose protein sequence is MSRMKRNAQESSISKFSTSEFREKFFEKGSERDHLYKGDPDRFLIAKFEEFKNIIKLPIPPYRREVSQFYLITDGEMTKMCNLNEVKVRKGQAHLWQQDQITSLLGFSKDVQGFYCHFSYDFLIQSQFTTNVTKQFERLNQFMHHHALTLNQDTFEAVSSILERMHQEYHGPHNAGKLRAYLVAMLFELNSALPEQIDISNFSRQEDLMNSFKSVIFKHISKEHSVKFYADKLHVSPNHLNKTVKQLTGETARDWLTKALVLGAKVLLKQTALSVNEIAFQLGYEDPSYFTRFFKKNTGMLPSEFRTMD, encoded by the coding sequence ATGAGCAGAATGAAACGCAACGCACAGGAATCAAGCATATCAAAATTTTCGACAAGCGAGTTCAGGGAAAAATTCTTTGAAAAAGGAAGCGAACGTGACCATTTGTACAAAGGGGATCCGGACAGGTTTCTGATAGCCAAATTCGAGGAATTCAAGAACATAATTAAATTGCCCATACCTCCTTACCGAAGGGAGGTTTCCCAATTCTACCTCATAACTGACGGTGAGATGACCAAGATGTGCAACCTCAACGAGGTGAAGGTCCGCAAAGGCCAGGCACATCTCTGGCAACAAGACCAAATCACCTCCCTTTTGGGTTTTTCAAAGGACGTACAAGGCTTCTATTGTCATTTCAGTTACGATTTTCTTATCCAATCGCAATTCACCACCAATGTCACCAAACAGTTCGAAAGGCTAAACCAGTTCATGCATCATCACGCCCTGACCCTTAATCAGGATACGTTTGAAGCCGTTTCCAGTATTTTGGAAAGGATGCACCAAGAGTACCATGGACCGCACAACGCGGGCAAACTCAGAGCGTATTTGGTCGCCATGCTATTTGAGCTGAACAGCGCTCTTCCGGAACAGATTGACATCAGTAATTTTTCACGGCAGGAAGATTTGATGAACAGTTTCAAGAGCGTCATTTTCAAACATATCTCAAAAGAGCATTCTGTAAAGTTTTATGCCGACAAACTGCACGTTTCTCCCAACCACCTGAACAAAACCGTAAAACAATTAACGGGGGAAACGGCTCGGGATTGGCTAACAAAAGCCTTGGTATTGGGCGCTAAGGTTTTACTAAAGCAGACAGCGCTCAGCGTAAACGAAATCGCCTTCCAGCTTGGCTACGAAGACCCTTCGTACTTCACCCGTTTTTTCAAAAAAAACACCGGCATGTTGCCTTCGGAATTCAGGACCATGGACTAA
- a CDS encoding DUF6493 family protein: MELEKELERIVERGKWDGGIKFLTEIGAEGRKAIAKKAKALAKDYNRYDNNLYDGYKGSVYQRRLLSGIVFTCLTERDFSKFSTVFLKQEEIGELLAITPTNWFSDYLNRFAEREEGYVPLGIKYDWLLEMSRKGWLSPSKMLWARCLDRWSPIYRDNEFFMRQSVEMLTKYDETLAEHIWYFFDTPSEFYYAVVDWTPGKANESVWLTVFKELVNLGLVDRVRLMRECLKGTIQGFNKPQTGWYMHCFEAMNPTEKDVLELSGEMMSALSSPQSKVPNTILKFFKKHCSVSGFDHEAFLDYASMLLNHETKSVVNSALMILDKQLKLHVDGFDRIALTVAEALSHTDASVQVRASKILKKCAGKTDDIPSVIAPYSESLVYEAKELLSDYLEENEPENVEVWDETEPVESPIRKESILESPKDIEALTFLLTQVFEHNDDSHFDLALDGVVRLDQDWADSDVSVLGPVLQKAYKVASTPWEQKIGHTNYLFALFFLEYSDRLIDRFPEGAKGLLKIRDKFYKEKQRWKSEKTLESGAYRFRTWQTDGKLSYSSVYFLFKQRLVEALELIDVKLNLPLLSTPTNDPHWVDPRALAGKLKLWQIAEAKPKHWDAQLAMSRVVLEGAESILPYIEEGLTGEWRDLLLFLFDKEALPKGEINNEAHWWTAGVTKAPETEFKAFENFKMANSDRKLYSGDYDWRMKDDFVKEWGWDAKLKKYRELEIPKTSLEIDIPEHRVRLDQSLLAKKMPEISVYPLLYVNNRWHNGLPKDISRILGLAPYRSELVAGTLLAQYSRFPEPEGEDDKRIMQRLVDFYNDHPCEMGEMGHLCVAAGLVNSDKTTRALASEVWIRQTQRGLCDSESLGKMLGTMYSRNFAPMKRLTDTLTQQLLHMSPWLDLRLQTVLENALAKLPNDPVRGLKKLLEQYQELLRKNKSSVPETLNGKLDAWAETKSLAKTVKSLMAMA; encoded by the coding sequence ATGGAACTGGAAAAAGAACTGGAGAGGATAGTTGAGCGTGGAAAATGGGATGGCGGAATTAAGTTTTTGACGGAAATCGGTGCGGAAGGTCGCAAGGCGATAGCGAAAAAGGCTAAAGCTTTGGCGAAGGATTATAACCGCTATGATAACAATCTGTACGACGGCTACAAGGGATCCGTATATCAGCGCCGGTTGCTTAGCGGTATAGTCTTCACGTGTCTGACGGAGCGGGACTTTAGCAAATTCTCGACGGTGTTTTTAAAACAAGAGGAAATCGGAGAGCTTCTGGCCATTACCCCGACAAATTGGTTTAGTGATTATCTAAACAGGTTTGCCGAGCGAGAGGAAGGTTACGTGCCGTTAGGGATAAAATACGATTGGTTGTTGGAAATGAGCCGGAAAGGCTGGCTGAGCCCTAGTAAAATGCTGTGGGCCAGGTGCCTGGACAGGTGGAGCCCAATTTATCGAGACAACGAATTCTTCATGCGCCAGAGTGTAGAGATGCTGACGAAGTACGATGAGACCTTGGCCGAACATATCTGGTACTTTTTTGATACGCCTTCCGAATTTTATTATGCGGTGGTGGACTGGACGCCGGGAAAGGCAAACGAAAGCGTTTGGTTGACTGTATTCAAGGAACTTGTCAATTTAGGGCTGGTTGACAGGGTACGTTTGATGCGGGAGTGCTTGAAAGGCACGATCCAAGGATTCAACAAACCGCAGACAGGTTGGTATATGCATTGTTTTGAAGCGATGAACCCGACGGAAAAAGACGTCTTGGAACTGTCTGGAGAGATGATGTCAGCCTTGAGTAGTCCCCAAAGCAAGGTACCGAACACAATTCTTAAATTTTTCAAAAAACATTGTAGCGTTTCCGGTTTTGACCATGAGGCTTTTCTCGACTACGCTTCCATGCTGTTGAATCACGAGACAAAATCGGTGGTCAATAGCGCGTTGATGATTTTGGATAAGCAACTGAAACTGCACGTTGACGGTTTTGACAGGATTGCACTGACGGTAGCGGAGGCTTTGTCTCATACGGACGCTTCGGTTCAGGTGCGGGCTTCTAAAATATTGAAAAAATGTGCGGGAAAAACCGATGATATTCCGAGCGTTATAGCTCCGTATTCCGAGAGTCTGGTTTATGAGGCCAAAGAGTTACTTTCGGACTATCTGGAAGAAAATGAGCCCGAAAACGTGGAGGTATGGGACGAAACGGAGCCGGTAGAATCCCCGATCCGCAAGGAAAGCATATTGGAGAGCCCGAAAGATATTGAGGCGCTGACTTTTTTGTTGACCCAAGTGTTCGAACACAATGACGATAGCCATTTCGATTTGGCTTTGGACGGAGTCGTGCGCTTGGATCAAGATTGGGCGGATTCTGATGTCTCTGTTTTGGGGCCTGTGTTACAAAAAGCCTATAAGGTTGCCAGTACGCCGTGGGAGCAGAAAATCGGACATACGAATTACCTTTTCGCTTTGTTTTTTCTCGAATATTCCGACCGTCTTATCGACCGTTTTCCGGAAGGAGCAAAAGGATTGCTGAAAATCAGAGACAAATTCTATAAAGAAAAACAACGCTGGAAGTCGGAGAAAACTTTGGAATCCGGGGCATACAGGTTCCGAACTTGGCAAACCGACGGAAAGCTAAGTTACTCCTCCGTTTATTTTTTGTTCAAACAGCGATTGGTCGAGGCTTTGGAATTGATCGACGTTAAGTTGAATCTTCCATTATTGTCTACGCCGACGAATGACCCGCATTGGGTAGATCCGAGAGCGCTTGCGGGTAAACTAAAGTTGTGGCAAATAGCGGAAGCCAAGCCAAAACATTGGGACGCGCAATTGGCAATGAGTCGAGTCGTTTTGGAAGGGGCCGAAAGCATCTTGCCTTATATTGAAGAAGGCTTGACTGGTGAATGGCGTGACCTTTTGCTGTTCTTATTCGATAAGGAAGCCTTGCCGAAAGGAGAAATCAATAACGAAGCGCATTGGTGGACCGCTGGTGTGACGAAGGCTCCCGAAACGGAATTCAAAGCGTTTGAGAATTTTAAAATGGCTAACTCGGACCGCAAGCTTTATAGCGGTGACTATGACTGGCGGATGAAGGACGACTTTGTCAAGGAGTGGGGCTGGGATGCGAAATTGAAAAAATATAGAGAATTGGAAATTCCGAAAACCTCTTTGGAAATAGATATTCCGGAGCACAGGGTCCGATTGGACCAAAGCCTGCTTGCGAAGAAAATGCCTGAGATTTCGGTTTATCCGTTGCTTTATGTTAACAACAGGTGGCATAACGGTTTGCCCAAAGACATTTCCAGAATCCTTGGACTGGCGCCTTACCGTTCCGAATTGGTTGCCGGAACTTTGCTGGCGCAATATTCCCGTTTTCCCGAGCCCGAGGGGGAAGACGACAAACGCATTATGCAACGTTTAGTCGATTTTTATAATGATCACCCTTGCGAAATGGGCGAAATGGGGCACTTGTGTGTCGCCGCGGGATTGGTGAACTCAGATAAAACCACTAGGGCTTTGGCCTCCGAAGTATGGATTCGGCAAACGCAACGGGGCTTGTGCGATTCCGAATCGCTGGGCAAAATGTTGGGAACAATGTACTCCCGGAATTTCGCTCCAATGAAACGCCTTACCGACACGTTGACACAACAGTTATTGCATATGTCTCCATGGTTGGATTTGCGCCTACAGACGGTTTTGGAAAATGCTTTGGCAAAACTGCCAAACGATCCGGTAAGAGGCTTGAAAAAACTTTTGGAACAATATCAGGAGCTGTTGAGAAAAAATAAATCCAGTGTGCCGGAAACCCTGAATGGAAAGTTGGACGCTTGGGCGGAGACGAAAAGTTTGGCAAAGACGGTCAAATCTTTAATGGCAATGGCCTGA
- a CDS encoding SWIM zinc finger family protein, with product MTDTINYQYAVASALRKTAEADELLLSEYSELERKTGAPCFFWGKLADPYITARCLITLSKVVQSSFNLSPFQLALLKDPVVTAGNDTIRFEGFSHCAGVYARVDVLPDGHDGEFLDQGTTNVDFNQPMIGALGSVRRKEDVMLAVGQKSVSVETSGAKVVERKVPLPTKWIKGMTTVQLYLADSEERFRLNRLQALQLFRSVPKSKVKTDYFLGMRGTRPVLSPAKMPDGVCVGGVHRLRLVEGLLPLVDEVRVFAHKDMQSTTWQLYFGPVRFNITLSRDAWRGFSGEGAALESLMEDVPETLIRRFDNYSFANQSFNATMTAIQTDVDFAKIDQLTARLSAMGLLGFDLDDNAFYYRRLPFKMERIMSLNPRAKGAEKLLEKGKVTIVSKDPDRVEARVEGSGVRHTIVIKGEKAQCTCAWYAKNQGERGACKHVLAVKKMLNTK from the coding sequence ATGACCGACACTATTAACTATCAATACGCCGTAGCCTCGGCATTGCGTAAAACCGCCGAGGCCGACGAACTTTTGCTTTCGGAATACAGCGAACTGGAACGGAAAACCGGAGCGCCGTGTTTTTTCTGGGGAAAATTGGCCGATCCGTATATCACCGCCCGGTGCCTGATTACTCTGTCGAAGGTAGTGCAGTCCAGCTTTAACCTTTCGCCTTTTCAGCTCGCGTTATTGAAAGACCCGGTGGTGACGGCAGGAAACGATACGATACGGTTCGAAGGTTTTTCGCATTGCGCCGGGGTTTACGCGCGTGTAGATGTATTGCCGGATGGCCATGACGGAGAGTTTTTGGACCAAGGCACTACCAATGTCGATTTTAACCAACCCATGATTGGTGCTTTGGGCAGTGTGCGCCGAAAAGAGGATGTGATGTTGGCCGTAGGGCAAAAATCGGTGAGCGTGGAGACGTCCGGCGCCAAGGTGGTTGAGCGGAAAGTGCCTTTGCCCACAAAGTGGATAAAAGGAATGACCACTGTCCAGCTGTATCTAGCCGATAGCGAGGAACGTTTCCGCCTTAACCGTTTGCAGGCTTTACAACTTTTCAGAAGCGTTCCGAAAAGCAAAGTGAAAACGGATTATTTTTTGGGAATGAGAGGCACCCGCCCGGTCTTGTCGCCCGCCAAGATGCCCGACGGCGTTTGCGTGGGTGGTGTCCATCGTTTGCGCCTTGTCGAAGGCCTTTTGCCTTTGGTTGACGAGGTCCGGGTTTTCGCTCATAAAGACATGCAGTCCACTACTTGGCAATTGTATTTTGGGCCGGTTCGCTTCAATATCACGCTTTCCCGTGATGCTTGGCGGGGCTTCTCGGGCGAGGGTGCCGCTTTGGAATCTTTGATGGAAGATGTTCCCGAAACATTGATCCGCCGTTTCGACAATTACAGCTTTGCGAACCAAAGTTTCAACGCCACGATGACCGCTATCCAAACCGATGTCGATTTTGCGAAAATCGATCAATTGACGGCGAGGCTGTCGGCGATGGGGCTTTTGGGCTTTGATTTGGATGATAACGCTTTTTACTATCGTCGCCTTCCATTCAAAATGGAGCGAATCATGAGCTTGAACCCGAGGGCGAAAGGCGCCGAAAAACTCTTGGAAAAAGGCAAAGTAACGATCGTAAGCAAAGACCCGGATAGGGTGGAGGCCAGGGTTGAGGGAAGCGGTGTCCGCCACACAATCGTGATTAAGGGGGAGAAAGCCCAATGTACCTGCGCTTGGTATGCCAAAAACCAAGGGGAACGGGGAGCTTGCAAGCATGTGCTGGCTGTGAAAAAGATGTTAAACACGAAGTAA